The following are encoded in a window of Pristis pectinata isolate sPriPec2 chromosome 1, sPriPec2.1.pri, whole genome shotgun sequence genomic DNA:
- the ndufs1 gene encoding NADH-ubiquinone oxidoreductase 75 kDa subunit, mitochondrial, translating to MLRLPVIRKTLTNVAHSAKDCLGAKNNVRSTATAASNLVEVFVDGKPVMVEPGTTVLQACEKVGIQIPRFCYHDRLSVAGNCRMCLVEIERAPKPVAACAMPVMKGWNILTNSEKTKKAREGVMEFLLANHPLDCPICDQGGECDLQDQSMMFGSDRSRFTEGKRAVEDKNIGPLVKTIMTRCIHCTRCIRFASEVAGVDDLGTTGRGNEMQVGTYIEKMFMSEVSGNIIDLCPVGALTSKPYAFTARPWETRKTESIDVMDAVGSNIVVSTRTGEVMRILPRLNEDVNEEWISDKTRFAYDGLKRQRLTVPLVRNPKGQLVSASWEEALSRIAEVLQRVQNKEVAAIVGGMVDAEALVALKDLINRLNSDALCTEEIFPMTGAGTDLRSNYLLNTKIAGVEEADVLLLVGTNPRFEAPLFNVRVRKSWLHNDLQVALVGANVDLSYSYNHLGESPEVLQEIASGKHPFSEVLNKAKKPMVVLGSSILQRSDGAAIHAAVSTIAQNARVGSGVADTWKVLNVLQRFASQVAALDLGYKAGVDVIRKNPPKVLFLVGADSGCITRQDLPKDCFVIYQGHHGDVGAPMADVVLPGAAYTEKTATYVNTEGRAQQTRVAVTAPGMAREDWQIIRAISEVAGMTLPYDTLDEVRERLAEVSPNLICYDDVEEANFFKQANELAKLVNQQILNEPLIPPQLTIKDFYMTDPISRASQTMAKCVKAVTEGASAVEEHSIC from the exons ATGCTGCGATTACCTGTGATCCGTAAGACATTAACAAATGTTGCCCACTCTGCCAAAGACTGCCTGGGAGCAAAGAACAATG TTCGCAGCACAGCTACAGCAGCTAGCAACCTGGTTGAGGTTTTTGTTGATGGCAAGCCAGTGATGGTAGAGCCTGGAACCACTGTTCTACAG GCCTGTGAAAAAGTCGGCATACAGATCCCACGGTTTTGTTACCATGACAGGCTCTCCGTCGCAGGAAATTGCCGGATGTGCCTGGTGGAGATCGAAAGGGCACCCAAG CCTGTAGCTGCCTGTGCAATGCCAGTAATGAAGGGGTGGAATATCCTTACTAACTCAGAAAAAACCAAGAAAGCCAG GGAGGGTGTGATGGAGTTTCTGCTAGCCAATCACCCATTGGACTGTCCCATCTGTGACCAAGGAGGAGAATGTGATCTCCAG GATCAGTCAATGATGTTCGGCAGTGATCGGAGCAGATTCACAGAGggaaagagggctgtggaggacaagaaTATTGGGCCGCTCGTGAAAACAATCATGACTAGGTGTATTCATTGCACACGTTGTATTAG GTTTGCCAGTGAAGTGGCAGGTGTGGATGACTTGGGCACCACAGGAAGAGGAAATGAAATGCAAGTTGGGACATACATTGAGAAGATGTTCATGTCTGAAGTATCGGGGAACATCATCGACCTCTGTCCCGTTGGAGCTTTGACATCTAAGCCCTATGCCTTCACTGCCCGACCTTGGGAGACCAG GAAGACTGAATCCATCGATGTGATGGATGCTGTTGGCAGCAACATTGTCGTGAGCACACGCACTGGGGAGGTGATGAGAATCCTGCCAAGGTTAAATGAGGATGTGAATGAGGAGTGGATTTCTGATAAGACCAG ATTTGCATACGATGGCCTTAAGCGACAACGCTTAACCGTTCCCTTGGTCAGGAACCCAAAGGGGCAGCTGGTATCTGCATCTTGGGAGGAGGCATTGAGTCGGATTGCAGAAGTG ttgcagagagtgcagaataaagaagTAGCTGCTATTGTTGGAGGAATGGTCGATGCAGAGGCTCTTGTGGCACTAAAGGACTTGATCAACAGATTAAACAGCGATGCACTGTGCACGGAGGAGATCTTTCCTATGACTGGAGCTGG CACCGACTTGCGCTCCAATTACTTGCTGAACACCAAGATTgctggagtggaagaggctgacgTACTGCTGCTGGTTGGCACCAACCCACGCTTTGAAGCCCCACTTTTCAATGTTCGCGTAAGAAAGAG CTGGCTGCACAACGATCTTCAAGTGGCTTTAGTTGGGGCAAATGTGGATTTAAGTTATTCCTACAATCATCTTGGGGAATCTCCAGAGGTATTACAGGAGATTGCATCAGGAAAGCACCCTTTCAGCGAG GTCTTAAACAAAGCCAAGAAACCCATGGTGGTGTTGGGAAGTTCGATTCTCCAACGTAGTGACGGTGCAGCCATCCACGCCGCAGTCAGCACCATTGCACAGAATGCCCGAGTGGGCAGTGGGGTAGCGGATACTTGGAAAGTTTTAAATGTTCTTCAGAG GTTTGCCAGTCAAGTGGCTGCTCTGGATTTGGGATACAAAGCTGGTGTTGATGTTATCCGGAAAAATCCGCCCAAGGTACTTTTCCTTGTAGGAGCAGATAGTGGCTGCATCACACGGCAGGATCTTCCAAAGGACTGCTTCGTCATTTATCAAG GACATCATGGAGATGTTGGAGCACCTATGGCAGACGTTGTTCTCCCCGGAGCTGCTTACACAGAGAAAACTGCTACTTATGTCAACACAGAGGGCCGTGCCCAACAGACCAGAGTGGCAGTGACTGCTCCAGGCATGGCCAGGGAGGATTGGCAAATCATCCGTGCAATTTCTGAG GTAGCTGGTATGACACTTCCATACGATACTCTGGATGAAGTCCGCGAGAGGCTGGCTGAGGTATCTCCTAACCTAATCTGCTATGATGACGTAGAAGAAGCCAACTTTTTCAAGCAGGCAAATGAACTTGCAAAG CTGGTGAATCAACAGATCCTAAATGAACCACTCATTCCACCCCAACTTACAATTAAAGATTTTTACATGACTG ATCCAATCAGCAGAGCTTCCCAGACGATGGCAAAGTGCGTCAAAGCAGTTACGGAAGGAGCCAGTGCAGTAGAGGAACATTCCATCTGCTAA
- the eef1b2 gene encoding elongation factor 1-beta isoform X2, which translates to MGFGDLKAASGLQMLNDYLADRSYIEGYVPSQADIAVYEALGAPPSPTFYHALRWYNHIRSYESTKSSLPGVKQPLGKYGPQNVADTTSTKAVADDDDDDIDLFGSDDEEESAEAQKIKEERLAQYEAKKSKKPALIAKSSILLEVKPWDDETDMKKMEECVRSVTMDGLVWGSSGCLIHVMGVDSTSMP; encoded by the exons ATGGGGTTTGGTGACCTGAAGGCCGCATCCGGCCTGCAGATGCTCAACGATTACCTGGCGGATCGCAGCTACAtcgaggg GTATGTTCCATCACAGGCAGACATTGCTGTGTATGAAGCTCTTGGTGCGCCACCTTCGCCTACTTTCTACCACGCACTTCGGTGGTACAATCACATTCGCTCCTATGAAAGCACAAAATCTAG CCTTCCAGGTGTTAAGCAGCCACTTGGCAAATATGGTCCACAAAATGTAGCGGACACAACCTCAACAAAAGCAGTGGCAGATGACGATGATGATGATATTGACCTCTTTGGATCTGATGATGAAGAG GAAAGTGCTGAAGCTCAGAAGATCAAGGAAGAACGTCTAGCTCAATATGAAGCTAAAAAGTCTAAGA AGCCAGCACTCATTGCTAAATCATCTATTTTACTGGAGGTAAAACCATGGGATGATGAAACTGACATGAAGAAAATGGAAGAATGTGTGCGTTCTGTCACAATGGATGGCTTAGTTTGGGGTTCCT CTGGCTGTTTGATCCACGTTATGGGTGTTGATAGCACCAGCATGCCATAA
- the eef1b2 gene encoding elongation factor 1-beta isoform X1 translates to MGFGDLKAASGLQMLNDYLADRSYIEGYVPSQADIAVYEALGAPPSPTFYHALRWYNHIRSYESTKSSLPGVKQPLGKYGPQNVADTTSTKAVADDDDDDIDLFGSDDEEESAEAQKIKEERLAQYEAKKSKKPALIAKSSILLEVKPWDDETDMKKMEECVRSVTMDGLVWGSSKLVPVGYGIKKLQIQCVVEDDKVGTDMLEEAITAFEDYVQSVDVAAFNKV, encoded by the exons ATGGGGTTTGGTGACCTGAAGGCCGCATCCGGCCTGCAGATGCTCAACGATTACCTGGCGGATCGCAGCTACAtcgaggg GTATGTTCCATCACAGGCAGACATTGCTGTGTATGAAGCTCTTGGTGCGCCACCTTCGCCTACTTTCTACCACGCACTTCGGTGGTACAATCACATTCGCTCCTATGAAAGCACAAAATCTAG CCTTCCAGGTGTTAAGCAGCCACTTGGCAAATATGGTCCACAAAATGTAGCGGACACAACCTCAACAAAAGCAGTGGCAGATGACGATGATGATGATATTGACCTCTTTGGATCTGATGATGAAGAG GAAAGTGCTGAAGCTCAGAAGATCAAGGAAGAACGTCTAGCTCAATATGAAGCTAAAAAGTCTAAGA AGCCAGCACTCATTGCTAAATCATCTATTTTACTGGAGGTAAAACCATGGGATGATGAAACTGACATGAAGAAAATGGAAGAATGTGTGCGTTCTGTCACAATGGATGGCTTAGTTTGGGGTTCCT CCAAACTGGTTCCAGTGGGTTATGGCATCAAGAAACTACAGATTCAATGTGTGGTGGAAGATGATAAG GTGGGAACAGATATGCTGGAAGAAGCTATCACTGCATTTGAAGATTACGTTCAGTCTGTTGATGTTGCAGCCTTCAACAAAGTGTAG